The Nitrospirota bacterium genome has a segment encoding these proteins:
- a CDS encoding aminotransferase class IV produces MLMLIFLNGSLVPQEEARVSVLDRGFLYGDGVFETLRAYSGKIFRPGDHLNRLFCSAKSLLIKHDFTSDYLEDALYKTLRENNLADAYLRLTITRGQSGPGPDIEDCSGPTLTITAREFRGYPEDTYQRGISAVIVNTIRIPASALNPQIKSLNFLNNIMARIEAKGAGASEAFMLNTDGYVAEGTVSNIFIVKDGIALTAPLSIGILDGVTRSQVTALAQKNNIRLMEYPFRPEEILSADECFITSTLYEVMPVTSVNHKQIGNGNPGNITLTLLGLYRTTIY; encoded by the coding sequence ATTCTGATGTTAATTTTTTTAAACGGCTCTCTCGTCCCGCAGGAAGAAGCAAGGGTTTCTGTACTGGACCGTGGATTCCTGTATGGAGATGGCGTATTTGAAACCCTCAGGGCCTACTCAGGAAAGATATTCCGGCCCGGGGATCATTTAAACAGGCTATTCTGTTCTGCAAAATCCCTGCTCATCAAACATGATTTTACCTCTGACTATCTTGAGGATGCCCTGTATAAGACACTCCGTGAGAATAATCTTGCTGATGCATACCTGAGACTGACAATCACGCGGGGACAATCAGGTCCCGGACCTGATATTGAAGACTGTTCCGGGCCAACCCTGACAATAACAGCCAGAGAATTCCGCGGGTATCCTGAAGACACCTATCAACGGGGGATAAGCGCCGTCATAGTAAACACAATACGAATACCTGCATCTGCATTGAATCCCCAGATAAAATCCCTTAATTTTCTCAATAATATAATGGCGAGGATTGAGGCAAAAGGGGCCGGAGCCTCAGAGGCCTTTATGCTCAACACAGACGGTTATGTTGCAGAAGGGACAGTCAGCAACATATTTATTGTCAAAGATGGAATAGCACTGACCGCTCCGTTGAGCATCGGAATCCTGGATGGGGTAACCAGGTCTCAAGTAACAGCTCTTGCACAAAAGAACAATATCAGATTAATGGAATATCCTTTCCGGCCTGAAGAAATTCTTTCAGCAGATGAATGCTTTATTACGAGTACGCTCTATGAAGTTATGCCAGTCACATCCGTAAATCACAAACAAATTGGAAACGGCAACCCCGGAAATATCACCCTGACATTACTCGGCTTATATCGCACCACTATATATTGA
- a CDS encoding DUF1015 domain-containing protein, translating into MADIIPFKGIRYNREKVKDFNRVMTPPYDIISPVQQDMYYSRDEYNMIKLDLVKEFPSDTEKDNRYTRASNTFNQWLSNRILTGEDRPSIYFYEVSYTKYGPEKTMKGFIALCRLEEFGKGSVVPHEYTLSKPKSDRLNLLRSCQANFSLIFSLYSSPDRKINSIIEESIKGAPPDTDVVDDNGDRHRLWVVSDAAIIESVQKELKGKTVYIADGHHRYEASLNYRNEARQKTGEGAYDYIMMFFANMDEPGLTVLPTHRLVYGVTDDRINSLYNTLEKYFIVKDFDFANGGEQEARKKLLSAMKDAGPQDHFFGLYIKGEDKYSLLMLRGEDLLLNIQSARPFSWRRLDVSILQSLVLEDILGFTEESISRQENLFYVKDFNDSIEKVSDGEYQAAFLLNATKIEEIKDVTETGERMPQKSTYFYPKCLTGLVINKF; encoded by the coding sequence ATGGCTGACATAATACCATTCAAAGGAATCAGGTATAACAGGGAAAAGGTCAAAGACTTTAACAGGGTTATGACCCCTCCATATGATATCATCTCCCCTGTCCAGCAGGATATGTACTACAGCAGGGATGAATACAATATGATTAAACTTGACCTGGTAAAAGAATTTCCATCTGATACAGAAAAGGACAACCGTTATACAAGGGCATCAAATACCTTTAACCAGTGGTTGTCAAACCGCATTTTAACGGGCGAGGATAGACCTTCAATATATTTTTACGAGGTCTCATACACAAAATACGGACCAGAGAAAACAATGAAGGGGTTTATAGCGCTCTGCAGGCTTGAGGAATTCGGAAAAGGGAGTGTTGTTCCTCACGAATATACCCTGTCAAAGCCCAAATCCGACAGGCTCAACCTTTTAAGGTCATGTCAGGCCAATTTCAGCCTTATTTTTTCACTTTACTCATCTCCGGACAGAAAGATAAACAGTATAATTGAAGAAAGCATAAAGGGCGCTCCCCCTGATACGGATGTAGTAGATGACAACGGCGACAGGCACAGGCTCTGGGTAGTCAGCGACGCGGCGATAATTGAAAGCGTTCAGAAGGAGCTAAAAGGGAAGACCGTATATATTGCTGACGGCCATCACCGTTATGAGGCATCGCTTAACTACAGGAATGAGGCAAGGCAGAAGACCGGAGAAGGCGCTTATGATTATATTATGATGTTCTTTGCCAATATGGATGAACCCGGACTTACAGTACTCCCAACACACAGGCTCGTATACGGGGTTACTGATGACAGGATTAACAGCCTGTATAATACGCTGGAGAAATATTTCATTGTCAAAGATTTTGACTTTGCCAATGGCGGTGAGCAGGAAGCAAGAAAGAAATTGCTCAGTGCCATGAAGGATGCGGGTCCACAGGACCACTTCTTCGGTCTGTACATAAAAGGAGAAGATAAATATTCACTGCTTATGCTCAGGGGAGAAGACCTGCTTTTAAATATACAATCTGCAAGGCCGTTCTCCTGGAGACGGCTTGATGTATCCATACTTCAGAGCCTTGTACTCGAAGACATCCTTGGATTTACAGAAGAGAGCATCAGCCGGCAGGAGAACCTGTTCTATGTGAAGGATTTCAATGATTCAATTGAGAAGGTCAGTGATGGAGAATACCAGGCGGCATTTCTTCTAAATGCCACAAAGATAGAAGAGATAAAGGACGTGACTGAGACAGGGGAGCGTATGCCGCAGAAATCCACTTACTTCTACCCCAAATGTCTGACAGGACTTGTTATTAACAAATTCTGA